attatttgtactactcagaaatgaaaaatattgtcTGTTGcaccttttatatatatataatatatatgtatatctcctctacactcagaaataaaagtaCTAAACTGTATTTTTCCATGTTGCTGTGGTGGTACCATCAAAAGTGCATGTTTTGTATCTtaagtgtgtatcttttacctaaaAACTGCATGCGGTGTatatttaattagcttttagctCTTAAATCATTTCAAAGGTATATTATGTTCACGTTTCAGTGTATGATTTGAGTAGAGAGTAAGATTTACTTGATTAACTTGATGCCATCTTGAATTTCAGAGACATGTTGCTGTGGGTTCTGTCCAGCTTGCTGGTGCTGTTTAGTACCATTGATTTGTGGTATTTCATGAGAGGAGCCTGGGCGGTCCTGAAGTACCTGTTTCAGGACCCGGTCCGAGACGTGCTAGCCGAGCAGGTCGTCCATGGCCGAGTTCTCCCGCATGACATCGATTACATGGGCCACATGAACAACGCTCGCTATCTGAGGGAGTGCGACTTCGCCAGACTCTCCTATTACACACGCAATGGGATGTTCAAGGCCTCCCACGCACTCGGGGCAAGGATGGTGGTCGGAGCCTCGACCATCCGCTACCGACGCTCACTCGGACTCGGAGAGGCGTTCGAGCTGCGGAGCCGCATCGTGGCCTGGGACGAGAAGTCTTTCTTTGTGGAACAGCGCTTCGTGTCCAAATCCGACGGCTTTATCTCCGCTGTCATACTGTGCAGGCAGAATGTTATTCATAGCACACCTGATCAGATTTTGCAGCATGTCTGCAAGAGAAAGGTAATTTCAGTTCAAGCCGAagtgtttgtttacttttgcaCATGTGCATAGCTTAGTAATGATAAAGTCttccatttgtctgtctgtttttaggTGGAATGTCCTGATATCCCAGAGGACCTTCAGCACTGGATCAATTTCATCTCAGCTAACAGTCAGGCACTGAGAGCAGAATGTGGCTTAGACGAGAAGACCAAGTGATGATCACAgaccatgttttatttatctaagcacattttctttaatacTTATGTTATGCCAGTACGTTAAAGGGGAAAAAGTCAAATCTTGAAAAGGGAATCACAGAGCCATACACAGAGACTAG
The genomic region above belongs to Pangasianodon hypophthalmus isolate fPanHyp1 chromosome 21, fPanHyp1.pri, whole genome shotgun sequence and contains:
- the si:ch73-52e5.2 gene encoding protein THEM6 yields the protein MLLWVLSSLLVLFSTIDLWYFMRGAWAVLKYLFQDPVRDVLAEQVVHGRVLPHDIDYMGHMNNARYLRECDFARLSYYTRNGMFKASHALGARMVVGASTIRYRRSLGLGEAFELRSRIVAWDEKSFFVEQRFVSKSDGFISAVILCRQNVIHSTPDQILQHVCKRKVECPDIPEDLQHWINFISANSQALRAECGLDEKTK